Proteins encoded together in one Anopheles darlingi chromosome 3, idAnoDarlMG_H_01, whole genome shotgun sequence window:
- the LOC125956205 gene encoding protein lifeguard 1-like isoform X1, whose protein sequence is MSYQGGYYQDPNQAYYGNQYPQQPGYNPNYPPQPQGGYPAYPPQGGYPSQPPPPGFNPAYPPQPGYGQPQPGYPPQPGFAQPAPPMSSGYGTGYDPETGSVKGFEFNDQSIRRGFIRKVYSILTVQLLITLGFISLFLYHRPTQLWVKNHPEMFWIALGVMIVTLISMACCGDVRRKAPMNFIFLTLFTLAQAFLLAVTSANFNSQEVMLAVGITAAVCLGLTLFAFQTKWDFTVMGGILFVAVLVLMLFGLVAIFFPGKTITLVYASAGALIFSIYLVYDTQLMLGGSHKYSISPEEYIFAALNLYLDIVNIFLYILTIIGASRD, encoded by the exons ATGTCTTATCAAGGAGGATATTATCAAG ATCCAAATCAAGCGTACTACGGTAACCAGTACCCGCAGCAACCGGGCTACAATCCGAATTATCCACCGCAACCACAGGGCGGTTATCCGGCTTATCCACCACAGGGTGGCTATCCatcgcagccaccgccacctggATTCAACCCAGCCTATCCTCCACAACCGGGATACGGCCAGCCGCAACCCGGATATCCACCGCAACCCGGTTTCGCCCAGCCTGCACCACCAATGTCGTCCGGCTACGGTACCGGGTACGATCCCGAGACGGGCAGCGTGAAGGGTTTCGAGTTTAACGATCAATCCATCCGCCGTGGCTTCATCCGCAAAGTGTACTCGATTTTGACG GTTCAACTACTGATTACCCTAGGATTCATTTCGTTGTTCCTGTACCATCGGCCGACGCAGCTATGGGTTAAGAACCATCCGGAAATGTTTTGGATCGCACTCGGTGTTATGATCGTGACGCTCATTTCAATGGCCTGCTGTGGTGATGTGCGCCGAAAGGCCCCgatgaatttcattttcctcacaCTCTTTACGCTTGCCCAGGCCTTCTTGCTGGCTGTTACTTCGGCCAACTTTAATTCGCAagag GTTATGCTGGCAGTAGGAATAACGGCCGCGGTCTGTCTTGGATTGACGCTGTTTGCGTTTCAAACCAAGTGGGACTTTACGGTGATGGGTGGAATTCTTTTTGTGGCCGTGCTGGTACTGATGCTGTTCGGTTTGGTGGCAATCTTCTTCCCGGGCAAAACGATTACGCTGGTGTACGCGTCGGCCGGTGCGCTGATCTTCTCGATCTATCTCGTCTACGATACGCAGCTAATGCTCGGTGGTAGCCACAAGTACTCGATCAGCCCGGAGGAG
- the LOC125956205 gene encoding protein lifeguard 1-like isoform X2, which produces MQDPNQAYYGNQYPQQPGYNPNYPPQPQGGYPAYPPQGGYPSQPPPPGFNPAYPPQPGYGQPQPGYPPQPGFAQPAPPMSSGYGTGYDPETGSVKGFEFNDQSIRRGFIRKVYSILTVQLLITLGFISLFLYHRPTQLWVKNHPEMFWIALGVMIVTLISMACCGDVRRKAPMNFIFLTLFTLAQAFLLAVTSANFNSQEVMLAVGITAAVCLGLTLFAFQTKWDFTVMGGILFVAVLVLMLFGLVAIFFPGKTITLVYASAGALIFSIYLVYDTQLMLGGSHKYSISPEEYIFAALNLYLDIVNIFLYILTIIGASRD; this is translated from the exons ATGCAAG ATCCAAATCAAGCGTACTACGGTAACCAGTACCCGCAGCAACCGGGCTACAATCCGAATTATCCACCGCAACCACAGGGCGGTTATCCGGCTTATCCACCACAGGGTGGCTATCCatcgcagccaccgccacctggATTCAACCCAGCCTATCCTCCACAACCGGGATACGGCCAGCCGCAACCCGGATATCCACCGCAACCCGGTTTCGCCCAGCCTGCACCACCAATGTCGTCCGGCTACGGTACCGGGTACGATCCCGAGACGGGCAGCGTGAAGGGTTTCGAGTTTAACGATCAATCCATCCGCCGTGGCTTCATCCGCAAAGTGTACTCGATTTTGACG GTTCAACTACTGATTACCCTAGGATTCATTTCGTTGTTCCTGTACCATCGGCCGACGCAGCTATGGGTTAAGAACCATCCGGAAATGTTTTGGATCGCACTCGGTGTTATGATCGTGACGCTCATTTCAATGGCCTGCTGTGGTGATGTGCGCCGAAAGGCCCCgatgaatttcattttcctcacaCTCTTTACGCTTGCCCAGGCCTTCTTGCTGGCTGTTACTTCGGCCAACTTTAATTCGCAagag GTTATGCTGGCAGTAGGAATAACGGCCGCGGTCTGTCTTGGATTGACGCTGTTTGCGTTTCAAACCAAGTGGGACTTTACGGTGATGGGTGGAATTCTTTTTGTGGCCGTGCTGGTACTGATGCTGTTCGGTTTGGTGGCAATCTTCTTCCCGGGCAAAACGATTACGCTGGTGTACGCGTCGGCCGGTGCGCTGATCTTCTCGATCTATCTCGTCTACGATACGCAGCTAATGCTCGGTGGTAGCCACAAGTACTCGATCAGCCCGGAGGAG
- the LOC125958314 gene encoding uncharacterized protein LOC125958314, with translation MIPDRMQEELSRITRWLLSTTVLFVHLGLVATMTSTRSTDRATLVRVHPQQSASGGQEPPFGPMVYDGSSEVVAAAAAMLLKGGHQHGSSSSAFAVDDGAQPVFPERPDAVYFAVAVTGGAKLWGRTLARTLIDMGPPFGNPQGPPLRPIYIDLPDNGRFSSKLMSSACDAIDGVPLAGMVIVGDSSSAKALAMAGNAMKIPVLWAKGGTAVLHNSYDELSTKLQAILQPSSREIFESIRATLLQVHWHSYHILCDVDTYVLISGKKGAALRQKPLNPMIITLPKNHDLIYKKLAYISRSTKGVVLVLSNLKVARLIMAEAQRMKMLNGHFVWLWMDTTSATEFYETGQYGSGGGGAPYDTKQPLDGVRSELETDFYDTFDLRQQSHLADLVERRMEFEDFESRLRKNRTRGSHLDGHAARFAASAALTPNRNPTDGGSHQSGGRSGSHKGSKPKLERLKSGKPDRNPGGILSNNTVVNVVKQQNSDARLEQLMAEDSEEWLDFDDEEGTIPLPLSVAYDDGDAPVEPIDPHLEPQTGDQQTGQETKPKRSSSSGSSLGGGGAYLKPHNASEHVLYHHSQEFPVGLLALRPIKMKIDRHFIRAAVRLFASTWAKVEREEVPGTGPTKGRGGGGGMSYTGSGSRGHPWPESVAKPRGNSRPSPSSPQKRSLLDEGGVPILTFPVNSSANTDTQQRVQETSVVSQTQAVPRSLVLGHDTIDISSPISNSSAKLRDVRSTNSSRVKRQSTWWSTATTNQRYGTDRANVERGGRARGAGATRYKGGCMGSINRAEQAKAFNFARNLQLNTRQALSGFAIASGYIEKSLVSHFEILNLVPTDKRQSSKSEPPAPEAGNSGSDAGRHFNRAGNLSSTTNVGTGTKWRRVGLITGRSVHLDTIIWPGGDVTVSGLAGKAKTKFRVVVSVAPPFVMESPVNEEGQCLRGLVCYKIFTTGRHNLTLMFNEIERRNRLRDIDPTVSLFDEQQQTYHLYRVRCCYGLSMDLLQKLAAEINFDYHLYIVHDGLFGRRIPGSTATSDKPTIQPADIRRTPAVTVESKSKFDAQSGRSLKRGSKLKGTQTAAANESHEGVAPYPFQYSTAPPARTVQQWNGVIGDLISGTADLSFAPLSVSKARSEVIDFTIPYFHGGVSLLAAPETATDIPLLAFLLPFSPELWIAIFTSLNVTAVAVAIYEWLSPFGLNPWGRQRSKNFSMSSALWVMWGLLCGHLVAFKAPKSWPNKFLINVWGGFSVIFIASYTANIAALIAGLLFHNEAKYYEMSMLTQRVGSPIATAAESYVQYNDKPLWEHMKKYQLHSIDEGIQRLKNRTIDLLMCDTPILDYYRGTDQSCALQRIGDNYIEDSYAIGMSKGFPLKQTMSMLISKYSHDGYLDILTAKWYGDLPCFKLDREMAQPKPLGVTAVAGVFLLLGVGMVLGVLILIIEHVFYKYTLPILRHQPKDTIWKSRNIMFFSQKLYRFINCVELVSPHHAAKELVHTIRQGQITSLFQKSVKRKEDEQRRRRKSKAQFFEMIQEIRRVQLDPDADASLSATSESTSQALLPDAPIAVNGGGSGGRATSTSASTSRRASPGRLRTFGFGRRTEGAASKSSSFGSSLNVRRFSTDSIISERLGTIGRRLSRDAATSSPPDLSHHFETFGKGGGDGGGGAGTSSSKFDTYSGKNNSKEQIAVFKCDTYNGKLETSGTPGTDTVDGKIKPDEEKPALPVKTKKRSRRSPLNLELYESSRRRLIPISERVAHGLAPPFLEADNGSALLRDKLHEELRLKYGQTRWKSASQSNDTAASSGGAMQGRAPMPVPSGETNGTVEQRPGSSRRQPSTSSRRK, from the exons ATGATACCGGACAGGATGCAGGAAGAACTCTCCAGGATAACCCGATGGTTGCTGAGCACAACCGTCTTGTTCGTACACCTTGGACTGGTGGCGACCATGACGTCAACTCGTAGCACCGATCGGGCCACGCTGGTTCGTGTTCACCCGCAACAATCGGCCAGTGGCGGTCAAGAGCCACCCTTTGGTCCGATGGTCTACGATGGTTCATCGGAggtggtcgctgctgctgccgccatgcTACTGAAAGGTGGTCATCAACAtggttcgtcgtcttcggcgtttgcggtggatgatggtgcccAGCCCGTGTTTCCGGAGCGACCGGATGCGGTGTACTTTGCGGTGGCCGTCACCGGTGGAGCGAAACTGTGGGGCCGCACGTTGGCCCGCACGCTGATCGATATGGGTCCCCCGTTCGGGAACCCTCAGGGACCACCGCTCAGACCAATCTACATCGATCTACCGGACAATGGGCGGTTCTCGTCGAAGCTGATGAGCAGTGCGTGTGATGCCATCGATGGTGTGCCACTGGCCGGAATGGTTATCGTTGGGGACAGTTCTTCGGCCAAAGCGCTCGCCATGGCTGGCAACGCGATGAAGATACCTGTTCTTTGGGCAAAAGGTGGCACGGCGGTGCTGCACAACTCCTACGATGAG CTATCAACCAAATTACAAGCAATACTACAACCATCCTCTAGGGAAATTTTCGAATCCATTCGAGCCACTCTTTTACAG GTTCACTGGCATTCATACCACATTCTTTGCGATGTCGATACGTATGTGCTGATTAGTGGCAAGAAGGGTGCCGCACTGAGGCAGAAACCACTGAATCCGATGATTATAACGCTCCCAAAAAACCACGATCTTATATACAA AAAACTGGCCTACATTTCGCGCTCCACCAAGGGtgtcgtgctggtgctgtccaATTTGAAGGTCGCCCGACTGATCATGGCCGAAGCGCAACGCATGAAAATGCTGAATGGACATTTTGTGTGGCTCTGGATGGATACGACGTCGGCGACCGAATTTTACGAGACCGGCCAGTACggcagtggaggaggaggagcaccgTACGATACGAAACAACCGCTCGATGGTGTACGCTCCGAGCTAGAGACTGACTTCTACGATACCTTCGATCTTCGCCAGCAGTCCCATCTGGCCGATCTGGTCGAACGGAGGATGGAGTTTGAGGATTTCGAGTCACGGTTACGGAAGAACCGCACTCGAGGCTCGCATCTCGATGGTCACGCGGCACGATTCGCCGCTAGTGCCGCCCTAACGCCTAATCGCAATCCAACCGACGGTGGCAGCCATCAGTCCGGTGGCAGAAGTGGTTCCCATAAGGGATCGAAACCGAAGCTGGAACGGTTGAAGAGTGGAAAGCCAGACAGGAACCCGGGGGGCATCCTATCCAATAATACCGTGGTGAATGTTGTCAAACAGCAGAACAGCGATGCGAGGTTGGAGCAGCTGATGGCCGAGGATTCTGAAGAGTGGTTAGACTTTGACGATGAAGAAGGGACGATACCACTGCCACTCTCGGTAGCgtacgacgatggtgatgctcCAGTGGAGCCGATTGATCCGCACCTCGAGCCACAAACCGGCGACCAACAGACCGGCCAGGAGacgaaaccgaagcgaagcagtagcagtggcagtagccttggcggtggtggtgcgtacCTAAAGCCACACAACGCATCCGAACACGTGCTGTATCATCACAGCCAGGAGTTTCCGGTCGGGTTGCTGGCGTTGCGACCGATCAAGATGAAGATCGATCGTCATTTTATCCGGGCCGCCGTTCGGCTGTTCGCATCGACGTGGGCTAAGGTCGAACGAGAGGAGGTACCCGGCACTGGGCCGACGAagggtcgtggtggtggtggtgggatgagCTATACGGGCTCGGGAAGCCGTGGCCACCCGTGGCCCGAATCGGTCGCGAAACCGCGAGGAAACAGCCGACCTTCACCCTCGTCGCCACAGAAGCGCTCCCTACTCGACGAGGGTGGAGTGCCAATTTTAACATTTCCAGTTAACAGCAGTGCAAACACAGATACACAGCAACGTGTTCAGGAGACTAGTGTTGTAAGCCAAACCCAGGCAGTGCCGAGGAGTCTCGTCCTCGGGCACGATACGATCGATATTAGCTCGCCTATAAGCAATAGTAGTGCAAAGTTACGTGATGTTCGTAGTACAAATAGTTCTAGAGTTAAGCGACAGAGCACCTGGTGGTCGACGGCGACCACGAACCAAAGGTACGGCACGGATCGTGCGAACGTGGAACGTGGGGGCCGGGCACGTGGTGCTGGAGCAACCCGCTACAAAGGCGGCTGCATGGGTTCGATCAATCGGGCCGAACAGGCCAAGGCATTCAATTTTGCCAG AAACCTACAACTTAACACACGCCAAGCACTGTCCGGATTTGCGATCGCCAGTGGTTACATCGAGAAATCGCTCGTTAGTCACTTCGAAATATTGAACCTGGTGCCAACCGACAAGAGACAATCATCCAAATCCGAACCACCAGCGCCGGAGGCGGGCAACAGTGGATCCGACGCTGGCCGGCATTTTAACCGAGCTGGCAAcctctccagcaccaccaacgttGGAACGGGAACAAAGTGGCGTCGAGTCGGTCTTATCACGGGCCGATCCGTCCATCTGGATACGATCATATGGCCCGGTGGTGATGTGACCGTATCGG GACTCGCGGGAAAGGCAAAAACCAAGTTTCGCGTCGTGGTTTCGGTTGCACCACCGTTCGTAATGGAATCACCGGTCAACGAGGAGGGACAGTGTTTACGGGGACTGGTGTGCTACAAGATCTTCACCACCGGACGCCACAATCTAACGCTTATGTTCAACGAAATCGAGCGGCGCAACCGTTTGCGGGATATCGATCCAACGGTCAGTCTCTTCgacgagcaacagcaaacgtaTCATCTCTACCG TGTACGCTGCTGTTACGGTCTATCGATGGATTTGCTACAGAAGCTGGCGGCAGAAATCAACTTCGATTATCATCTGTACATCGTTCATGATGGTCTGTTTGGAAGGCGCATTCCGGGCAGTACCGCAACTAGTGATAAGCCGACCATTCAACCGGCCGATATCCGACGAACGCCAGCAGTGACCGTGGAATCAAAATCGAAGTTTGATG CACAATCCGGTCGGAGTCTAAAGCGCGGCTCGAAGCTCAAAGGCACCCAGACTGCCGCAGCGAATGAAAGCCACGAGGGTGTTGCCCCCTATCCCTTCCAGTACTCGACCGCACCACCGGCACGAACCGTTCAGCAGTGGAACGGTGTAATCGGGGATTTAATATCCGGCACCGCGGACCTCTCCTTTGCACCGCTCAGTGTGTCCAA GGCTCGCTCGGAGGTAATCGATTTTACGATTCCCTATTTCCACGGAGGCGTCTCGCTGCTGGCGGCACCGGAAACGGCTACCGATATACCGTTGCTGGCCTTCCTGTTGCCCTTCTCGCCCGAGCTGTGGATCGCCATCTTTACCTCGCTGAACGTGACGGCCGTTGCGGTCGCCATCTACGAATGGTTGAGCCCGTTCGGGCTGAATCCCTGGGGACGGCAGCGGAGCAAAAACTTTAGCATGTCTTCCG CTCTCTGGGTGATGTGGGGGTTGCTGTGTGGCCATTTGGTCGCCTTCAAAGCACCAAAGTCGTGGCCGAACAAGTTTCTCATCAACGTTTGGGGTGGCTTTAGCGTGATCTTCATAGCCTCGTACACGGCCAACATAGCGGCCCTGATAGCGGGTTTACTGTTCCACAATGAGGCCAAGTACTACGAAATGTCT ATGTTAACACAGCGTGTTGGCTCACCGATAGCCACGGCAGCCGAATCGTACGTCCAGTACAACGACAAGCCACTCTGGGAGCATATGAAGAAGTACCAGCTGCACAGCATCGACGAAGGCATCCAGCGGTTAAA AAACCGAACAATTGATCTGCTGATGTGCGATACTCCCATTCTGGATTACTATCGCGGCACGGATCAGAGTTGCGCGCTGCAACGTATTGGTGATAACTACATCGAAGATTCTTACGCGATCGGGATGTCGAAGGG CTTTCCGCTCAAGCAAACGATGTCGATGCTCATCTCGAAGTACTCGCACGATGGCTACCTGGACATCCTGACAGCCAAGTGGTACGGTGATTTACCCTGCTTCAAGCTGGACCGTGAGATGGCCCAACCGAAGCCGCTCGGTGTGACGGCAGTGGCCGGTGTGtttctgctgctcggtgtCGGCATGGTGCTGGGTGTGCTGATCCTGATCATCGAGCACGTGTTCTACAAGTACACGCTGCCGATACTGCGTCACCAACCGAAGGATACGATCTGGAAGAGCCGCAACATTATGTTCTTCAGCCAGAAGCTGTACCGGTTCATCAACTGCGTCGAGCTGGTGTCACCGCACCACGCGGCCAAGGAGCTGGTTCACACGATACGCCAGGGTCAGATAACGAGTCTGTTTCAGAAGAGCGTCAAACGG AAGGAGGATGAGCAGAGACGGCGACGCAAGAGTAAGGCCCAGTTCTTCGAGATGATCCAGGAAATACGAAG GGTGCAGCTGGatccggatgcggatgcgtCGCTGTCGGCGACCTCGGAGAGCACCTCGCAGGCACTCCTACCGGATGCACCAATAGCAGTTAATGGCGGCGGGAGCGGCGGTCGTGCTACTTCCACCAGTGCTAGTACAAGTCGACGAGCTAGTCCGGGTCGGCTGCGGACCTTTGGTTTCGGTAGGCGAACGGAGGGTGCCGCTAGCAAGAGTTCATCCTTCGGTTCCTCGCTAAACGTTCGGCGCTTCAGCACGGATAGCATCATAAGCGAGCGGTTAGGTACGATCGGACGCCGATTAAGCCGGGATGCGGCCACCAGCTCACCGCCTGATCTGTCGCATCACTTTGAAACGTTCGGTAAGGGCGgaggtgacggtggtggaggtgctggtACGTCCTCGTCCAAGTTCGATACGTACTCAGGGAAGAACAACAGCAAGGAGCAGATCGCGGTGTTCAAGTGCGACACGTATAATGGAAAGCTCGAGACGAGCGGGACACCCGGTACGGATACGGTCGATGGTAAGATTAAACCAGACGAAGAGAAACCGGCGCTGCCGGTTAAGACGAAaaaacgatcgcgacgatcacCGCTCAACCTGGAACTGTACGAGTCGAGTCGCCGGCGGCTCATCCCGATCAGTGAGCGGGTGGCACACGGTCTCGCACCGCCCTTCCTCGAGGCCGACAATGGTAGTGCCCTGTTGCGTGACAAGCTGCACGAGGAGCTGCGGCTCAAGTACGGTCAGACGCGATGGAAATCGGCATCGCAATCGAACGACACCGCGGCGAGCAGTGGTGGAGCAATGCAGGGTAGGGCACCGATGCCCGTACCCAGCGGAGAGACAAATGGTACTGTTGAGCAGCGTCCCGGTTCTAGCCGTCGCCAGCCGTCGACGTCCAGTCGACGAAAGTAA
- the LOC125956206 gene encoding protein lifeguard 1-like encodes MHQGDQQQFFAGAPPYPQQQPGYNVGFAPQPGMMQPGFHPSAFVPPPEQTGYAHYDPESGTAKGFDFSDQSIRRGFIKKVYSILTVQLSITFVFVAWVLNHEPTRLWVRQHPGMYWIAFIVMIGALIAIACCGDLRRKAPMNFIFLGLFTFAESFLVCVITANYNSQEVMLAFGITAAVCLGLTLFAFQTKWDFTMMGGILFVAVLVLMLFGIIAMFFPGKTITIVYASAGALLFSFYLIYDTQIMLGGDHKYSISPEEYVFAALNLYLDVINIFLHILSIIGASRN; translated from the exons ATGCATCAAG gtgatcagcagcagttcttTGCCGGTGCTCCACCGtacccgcagcagcaaccgggatATAATGTGGGTTTCGCACCCCAACCGGGCATGATGCAGCCCGGGTTCCATCCGAGCGCATTCGTCCCACCACCGGAACAAACTGGGTACGCTCATTACGATCCGGAATCGGGAACAGCCAAAGGGTTCGATTTCAGCGACCAATCCATTCGGCGAGGTTTCATCAAGAAGGTTTACTCGATCCTGACG GTTCAACTATCGATCacgttcgtgttcgtggcaTGGGTACTGAACCATGAACCCACGCGACTATGGGTGAGACAGCATCCGGGGATGTACTGGATTGCTTTTATCGTCATGATTGGAGCCCTGATTGCGATCGCTTGCTGTGGTGACCTGCGCCGTAAGGCACCGATGAACTTCATCTTTTTGGGCCTGTTTACCTTCGCCGAATCCTTCCTCGTGTGCGTTATTACTGCCAACTACAACTCGCAAGAG GTGATGTTAGCTTTCGGTATTACGGCCGCCGTCTGTCTTGGATTGACGCTGTTTGCGTTCCAAACCAAATGGGACTTTACCATGATGGGTGGCATCCTGTTCGtggccgtgctggtgctgatgctgttcggTATCATTGCCATGTTCTTCCCGGGTAAAACAATCACGATCGTGTATGCGTCGGCCGGCGCCCTGCTGTTCTCCTTCTATCTCATCTACGACACCCAGATCATGCTCGGCGGCGATCACAAGTACTCGATCAGTCCGGAGGAGTACGTGTTTGCCGCGCTGAACCTCTACCTCGACGTGATCAACATTTTCCTCCACATTCTCTCCATCATCGGGGCCTCGAGAAACTAA